In Plodia interpunctella isolate USDA-ARS_2022_Savannah chromosome 8, ilPloInte3.2, whole genome shotgun sequence, the DNA window CTTTATTCaaatctaaacaaataaaagaattcatccttaaaatcataaatatctTATGTCAAAACACATCTTTTTAGAGTTCAAAACATTACTTTTGCAAAGCGTCATGACACTTTGAACTTATTTCTTTtctcttattaaaaataaatggtctATGTGACTGTTTtagcaaatacataatatttgtctTTGTTTAAACAATAAACTATGGTATTACCCAAGCTCCAGATATCGCAAGCGGCATCGTAGCCAGCCCTCTTCAGCACCTCGGGCGCGACGAAGTTGGCGGTGTAACACGGCGTCATGAGCAGCCCATTCTCCGCACGCAACTGTTTCGCCAGCCCGAAGTCCACCAAGCGAACGTCTTCGGGCCTTCGTTCTGAGGTCGCGAATAATATGTTCGAGGGCTTTATGtccctataataaaaaagaaagctttatacaaacatatatacatattataacgcCTGTTTCTCATGGAGGTAGGCAGATTAAGGATTTCCACTGTCCATGATCTTGACAAATCTCACACGCTTCCTCGAGACTCATCATCACTCCTCATGTATGCTCTTCGGTTATGCTCGTAATATCTCTCTCAGTCTCCTTCCCTCCATTATCTCAAATGTCTAAACAATCCCAacattcctttttttatttatctactatTTTCTTTTCCTATTCTTCTTTCACTCCACACATTTCTCTAATATGAACGTTCGATCTCATTTCAAATGCATTCACTCTATGTTTCTGCCACACCCAACTTTCACTACATGAGAGAAGCCTTACACGTAACTAAATATCGGGACAGGAATctttttacagttttgttgCAACGCTGTTTCGTGTAACGTTGCAGTCGCCCTGGTCGCTGGCCTATagccataaataatatagtataatcgTTTTTTGTAGTTATATATGGTGTagtacatttacatattatattatgatataataaatttatttatttttacgtgttataataaataacaatataataaataacgcGTAAACTACATATGTATCGCAATCTATTACGTAATTTGAAACCTTGCGTGAGACTGTAAACAATTCTTCAAGAAAATAGTCCTAAAATACTTgtcttaaaatatgaattcatATTACATAACATCCATCGCTTACAAAATGgaccattttattattttatcaccCGAGCTTTAATTCTGtgccataattatttattgtaaaggAATTGAAGtggcatacaaaatttcaactatgTAGGATAAGCATTTAACTAAGCAGAAATTTGACTTTCTAGATTAGATTGCAGATTAGATACCTATGAACAACAGTGTGTCTATGAAGGTAATGTACGGCCTGAACGACATTCCTCAGTATGGGCACGGCCTCGTGTTCAGGCAAGTATCGCCGCTGTGTAATGTATTCTAACAGTTCTCCGCCGCGGCAAAGCTCTGTGACGGCGAGTATACGGCCGCCTTCCTCGTAAACTCCACGGAGGGTTATTATGTGCGGGTGCTGGCTGTATCTGgaagataaattaatacatataataaagataaaatgttGATACAATAATAGAATACAAGTCTTTATtgtgaaacacacacacactacgAACGTACAaggggttttttaaatagatagtgttgTATCTGAGAAAGCTCAGAACcacattatctattaaaaagaaaacccgcatcaaaatttgttcagtaattttaaagatctaagcatacatagggacagctTGTTGTTATTCAAGACAATACCTTAACAAAATTTCGATCTCTTCCCGTGGGTCATACTGaattttctccataattttaACAGCGTACTGCACTTTCGACGTCTTATGTTCACATAGTCTGACGACAGAGAATGATCCTGTGCCCAATTCTCCCATTAAcctaaaaaatacaaaattacatgcTAAAAATACTGGTTGCATTCCAGGAGTGCAgcaaaagtgaaaacttgaatagtACTAGTAGTAAGATCatttgttacaaacaaaaacaaatctttgctctttaaaatattagtatggacattaataataaaatattagtatggatatattaaagtatctattttgcatatttaaaactaagaaatagaaatagaaacaCAAGGAAAACGTAAAACAAATCATTTCgtgtataaaaatgttgactaaagaaatattttcttttttgttactattatattcatttgtaAGTTCAACAACAATTTGTAGTCTTTTGtcaacatattttatgtatatgagGATTTCAACACatcatattatgtaatattataatggcaAGATGGGAACATAAACTGttaaatgaatttctttcggcatttcctCTTAGCAGTCGTTACTtcaaaatgctagtagtttgaaGCTTTGAGAaacactttaatttttatttgaatttgaagtgaaaaatgcccctaaagttttaatttctgaattaatacTTAGAccttgttattaaaaataaatattttatatattttctttgtcttcCGTTCCTTCTTCacacgtgtaaaaacataataaattgctCACCTAatccttcctcaggaatcacactattcattggtgaaaaccgtacaaaaactCCGCCCGgtaattttgagtttatcacgttcatacagacagatatataGACGCGATAGAGGGAtatgcttttataatatggatCAGGATTGTACCTATACTCATCAAAGAAATTGTTCTTGTTGACGAAGCCAGCCCAAAATTCTTCCGACGATGACTTAACATTGTTTTGTGACACATGGTTTTGATTCTGATTGTTAGTTTCTGTTTTGGTCTCGTCGTCCAATAAACATGGCGCCACGAAGCTGAAGcctctaaaattataatgtttatttatttatagacacACGTGCATTAAGGAAAACACGTGACAAAAtacttgtatttataaaagatttttttttctccagTTCAATTGAAGATTTACCACAATCTGTTTATACTTTGATACATAATAAGCATTTAGTAGGTACAAATTCGTAAATCACAACCTTGCAATTATCGTGCTTGTgaattataactatttaacTCTTTATCGTTACATGTAGCTTAACATCACAGAATTTATAGTTAATAAGACAGTGTGAGTATGTTATTTGTTGACTTAGAAAGTGCGTTGAAGTGTTATTAAAGTGGTGTTATAAAACGAAAACAATTTCCTTTGTTTGAATGGATATTAactcgtaaaatattttaaagtacgtAATTTTGCAAAGGTTAATTAAACGTTAAATACCAGCTTATCTAGCATACTATCTTATCAAATCTGTATATAGATAGTCTTAGTTATCTAATTACGATACATTATGCTTACATAACGGTACAGGAAGAAAGTAATTTGCAAGAATgactaatataaatttttagatAACCAAAACCCATCTATATGAAGATATAAACTTGTCATTTTTGTTCTTTTAAGAactaaaaagataataatagataCACCCAGGGCCCAAATAGAAATTATGCCCATCGACCATCTgcactataataaaaaactactaCCACTACTGGTGGTACTCGTCTCTGTACCTCGCAGGAGTAGGCGCTTTGTCTGTAGATGGTTTAAacggtggtcgatgaaaataaTGCAAAGCGATGATAGTCTAGACCAGCGGtcggttaagacgcccgcatGTGAACCGAATGGTCGCGGGTTCGGATCCTACTCGATCTAcatgattttatataacaatctgactcatgtattaataatagttCAACGTTTTCACGTTCGTCACCAACCGAGTCATGTCAGATATCTTatacgacttgaataaaatctgacaccaaagttaacatcaacacactcaataagaaagaaaaatataataataataatagaataatattccattataaatgattaattaCCTGAATAACTCATGTGCGTTCGCGGAAGCGGGCACGCCGGGTGAGTCGCGGGGGGTGCGGCACGTGAACTCAGAATCGAAATAAAACGCGTCGTCTGCGCGAGACACCGCGGGACGGAACGGCGGGATCACCTGTTAcgaaatataatgttttaagttattttcttataacaCATTAAGACTTTAGcacatttattcattattatcaaCATTTCAGCTTCCTTCAACTCACTGCTGAGCATAAGTAGAATCTGCAATCGTATGTTCGTATGCACTATTGATTTAACAACAttgtacacaataaaaataattgtaataaagacAATGTACCTAATTGTAAATTGGTACGTCCACTTGGATCAACATGTTGGTGCTTTGCAACAGTCATTTTCCTTCATAGACCTTCTGTTACACACGCCACGCATACATTCCCGAAATACAAAGGAAACCTAATGGTTTTACATCTAAATACAAGACTTTTTTCTGTGTTATCTACGCGTTTTAATTACACAACGTGAACATTAGCTATGtttgtcttttaaaaaatttttttgaagatAATACCTCCTAATACAAGTCATGTAACTGACATATATACTCTAAAATAACATTGACAATCCACTGTAAAACATATCTATTCttagtaataattattgtattgacttataaaaattagtacatatatagtactagatgttgcccgcggcttcgcccgcgttaattttccacgggaactgTTATTTTCCGGGAAGAAAATCtttccttctccatacttcaatttacatgtatacaaaatttcaagatgatGGGTTGAGTTGATagagcgtgaaaaggtaacaaactaacatactttcgcatttataatattagtaaggattaGGGTTTGAATATCACACAAGCTATTAGCCGCGTCAATAAAGAAACGAATCAAATGGCGTCGCTCATCATTCTCTCTCACTCGCACGCTATTGCTGTCTTTACTCACACACGGGCGTAccgtatacaaaaaaaataatcagtcTGGTTTTGCTCTTACGCTGCTACGACGTGCTCTGTTTGTTTCCAAATTCCTAACCCAACTTTTAAGTGCCGGCCGTGTTGATACGTGGTTATTATAATGACTTCTCGAAAACGAGGCAAGGTTCTTCGAAGCGATGCACGTGAAATTGTTTATAACGTCAACAAATACttccaagaaaaaaatttggaGCGATATCTACCTTTTTTGATACTTCGGCTGAAAAAAGGGACAGTGATATGTCTGGGATCGAAGAGATTGACTACGATGACCCAGGTGAAGGGCCATCAACGTCTCAAAACTAATTGtactattttgataaataataatgtatcgCTCAAagaattgttttctttttacaccTATGTACCTATTCTACACACTTATGTATCTCTTAACAAACTTGAAACTAATAGGTTTTCCATGctagaatattaattttgcttaaaaaatatatttttcataaaatggaaaaatatcgAAGTTTCCGAAAAAAATTccacaaaaatagaaaaaaattagaatttttttcatcagtATTGCTAACCCTACCATTATAATTAGTCGCCATTTTCGATTTGATTCTTTATTGGCGCGGcttataatatcaattacacgtcgttgaataaaaataatataacataccTCTTTTCGTAAAAGTGCATCCCAAtctatatttgcaaaaaattcGTGCTTTTTTATGTCTTCAATGCCATCTGGGCCAGCTCCTAACCtgtgataataaattagtacttatacattttgtatactttatgaataaaatgaatgtatgttgctttttattcataactagCTGTTGTAAAAATCAACTTTATAGACGAAAATAGTCAACGAAAATAATCAGCATTCTATGGCCATAAGGAGGAAGCTCCAAGAATGTTACTTTCATATTCTTagttagaattttaattagacTAGTAAGTTAGTATAGTAGTAGTCATATTATCAGAGAAAAGCTGCTCACAGCTATTTCCGTGTATGCATTGTATCTATCCATATCATAGCATAATTAGATTAGACCTAccacatttgttttaaaatatatgattgcATTTAGATATATTGCAAAAGCCGTTTGGAATATTGTTTCTATAAATACGCGATAAATGTAATGCGATTACGTCCATCAATCTGTCATAGTTATTGGTCCATATCATCTtgcaattacaattaattgtcGTAAATCAAAAGCAATCTCACAACTTTCCATCTAGCTAGTCCACAGTAAATATCAAGGCCTTATTAATTTAGCGCGAACTTTACGATTTATGCGccatttttatacattttttaaatagcaatATCTGTCTTTACATTTTCTTAGAatagaacataaataaaatgaataaattatcacAAACAGATGTTCCACTTGGTTTGTAGTGAGTTAAATCTAACCTGTTTTGTGGATTTCGTTTAAACAATGCTCGGAGTAACGACTGTGCTTCTTCGCTGAGATTTGCAGGCATGCCAAGTTTAGCCTTCAATATCTGAGTCATTGTTTCGTGTCTTGTAGATCCGTGGAAGGGGAGGTTACCGGTCAGCATTTCAAACTGCGAAAAAAAGGTTATCAAACCTCTCTGAAGCACCCTTACTAACCATTGCCCATATACAATTACAATGATATCAAAcaaatgatatatattatttactacacTATTAAACCAAGAGCTGTTTGCAAAGTTATGGAAATATGATTAAAACTTACCATTAAAACCCCAAAGGACCACCAATCAGCAGCAAATGTGTGTCCTCTTCTATTCACAACTTCAGGGGCCATGTATTCTACAGTCCCGCAAAAGCTGTACGCTTTGTCACTGCTTGGAGGCAGTTTGGACAAACCAAAGTCTGTGAGAGCAATATGACCATCGgcatctaataatatattctctGGTTTGAGATCCCTGTATATTATGCCCAACTTGTGTACATGTTCTAATGCTAGTGCTAATTCAGCTAAA includes these proteins:
- the S6kII gene encoding ribosomal protein S6 kinase 2 beta; the encoded protein is MPLANSSDPWRMQNVGDNMRGNSAQSANSLPMVVENSAESRQASTTESHDINEINYETEVVLQDVVKEGHEKADPSQFELLKVLGEGSFGKVFLVRKVMGPDAGTLYAMKVLKKATLKVRDRERTKMERNILVEMGHPFIVKLHYAFQTAGKLYLILDFLRGGDLFSRLSKEVMFTEEDVKFYLAELALALEHVHKLGIIYRDLKPENILLDADGHIALTDFGLSKLPPSSDKAYSFCGTVEYMAPEVVNRRGHTFAADWWSFGVLMFEMLTGNLPFHGSTRHETMTQILKAKLGMPANLSEEAQSLLRALFKRNPQNRLGAGPDGIEDIKKHEFFANIDWDALLRKEVIPPFRPAVSRADDAFYFDSEFTCRTPRDSPGVPASANAHELFRGFSFVAPCLLDDETKTETNNQNQNHVSQNNVKSSSEEFWAGFVNKNNFFDEYRLMGELGTGSFSVVRLCEHKTSKVQYAVKIMEKIQYDPREEIEILLRYSQHPHIITLRGVYEEGGRILAVTELCRGGELLEYITQRRYLPEHEAVPILRNVVQAVHYLHRHTVVHRDIKPSNILFATSERRPEDVRLVDFGLAKQLRAENGLLMTPCYTANFVAPEVLKRAGYDAACDIWSLGVLAYIMLSGRTPFASTGDDTPEAILARIESGKVEVSHGVWRAVSSEGRGWVRRLLQLEPARRPGADELLRAGWLCRDSARPAPLADHDDTPSAAALRRALDLTYQAMSSSPLTPQTLGPVSQSTLAQRRSKPQRRFPPTQL